One stretch of Alcaligenes aquatilis DNA includes these proteins:
- a CDS encoding MFS transporter, protein MTNSSTRTLDGAGPDGSQDWQVIGVIGIAHASSHFFQLILPTLYIALGQEFGYDFLKLGGLVTTFYLVSCFGQASSGFLVDRIGALPVLKVGLSCFVVAALLIGMANGYGMLLAAALIGGVGNAVFHPVDYSILNHRVSSARLGHAFSAHGLTGNLGWALTPVFITTLTIYFNWRVAVLSAAALIAAVLVLVLINRDALAGRTASGAAPARPQSKESVWTTLSTLLSRPSLWGAFLFFAFATAAMAVVQNYTIPMLHNTYGIDKVVAGTALSGFMLASAAGMFVGGFIASTTPRSEVIVFVSLCVSGALLLVLGAGWIMPSLALFVVGAAGFCSGIASPSRDMLIRRVTPKGSTGAVYGLVYSGMDVGSSLAPVGFGLLLDVGLTQAPWYGAAIGYWTAAGLAVYVASTVSRATKS, encoded by the coding sequence ATGACTAATTCATCAACAAGAACGCTGGACGGGGCGGGGCCTGACGGTTCACAGGACTGGCAGGTGATCGGTGTTATCGGTATTGCGCACGCCAGTTCGCATTTTTTCCAACTGATTTTGCCTACGCTTTACATCGCTTTGGGGCAGGAGTTCGGGTACGACTTCCTGAAGCTGGGTGGGCTGGTCACCACCTTTTATCTGGTCTCCTGCTTTGGACAGGCCTCCTCGGGCTTTCTGGTTGATCGTATCGGCGCTTTGCCGGTTCTGAAAGTGGGCTTGTCCTGTTTTGTAGTCGCTGCTTTGCTGATTGGCATGGCCAATGGCTACGGCATGCTGCTGGCGGCTGCATTGATTGGTGGGGTAGGTAATGCGGTGTTTCATCCCGTGGACTACTCCATTCTTAACCATCGTGTCAGCTCGGCTCGTCTGGGGCACGCGTTTAGCGCCCATGGCTTGACAGGAAATCTGGGCTGGGCTTTGACGCCTGTCTTTATTACGACGCTGACCATTTATTTCAACTGGCGTGTTGCCGTATTGTCGGCGGCGGCCTTGATTGCGGCTGTGTTGGTGTTGGTACTGATAAACCGGGATGCCTTGGCGGGGCGTACAGCCTCGGGTGCGGCGCCGGCTCGTCCACAAAGCAAGGAATCGGTCTGGACGACACTGTCTACCTTGCTGTCGCGTCCCTCCTTATGGGGCGCCTTCCTTTTCTTTGCCTTTGCCACAGCGGCGATGGCGGTCGTGCAAAACTACACTATTCCCATGCTGCATAACACGTACGGCATTGATAAGGTGGTGGCAGGCACGGCCTTGTCCGGTTTTATGCTGGCCTCGGCGGCGGGCATGTTTGTCGGTGGCTTCATTGCTTCCACCACACCGCGCTCTGAAGTGATTGTGTTTGTGTCTCTATGCGTATCCGGGGCTTTGCTGTTGGTGCTGGGCGCAGGTTGGATCATGCCTTCCCTGGCCTTGTTCGTGGTGGGGGCGGCTGGTTTCTGCTCGGGCATCGCTTCACCATCGCGCGACATGCTGATACGTCGTGTCACCCCCAAAGGTTCTACTGGCGCTGTCTATGGCCTGGTGTACTCCGGCATGGACGTCGGTTCTTCTCTGGCGCCCGTGGGCTTTGGCTTGCTCTTGGATGTGGGTTTGACTCAGGCTCCCTGGTACGGTGCGGCCATCGGGTATTGGACGGCGGCTGGCTTGGCTGTGTATGTGGCCTCGACAGTAAGTCGCGCGACTAAATCCTGA
- the uvrC gene encoding excinuclease ABC subunit UvrC — protein sequence MPADFNLKSYLSDLPNLPGVYRHIDEQGEVLYVGKARDLKRRVSSYFQKTLSSPRIAHMVARVARIEVTVTRSEAEALLLENNLIKRLRPRYNILFRDDKSYPYLMISAHQAPRIAYYRGSTSGKGHFFGPYPNSWAVRETIQILQRVFRLRTCEDSVYANRSRPCLLHQIGRCSAPCVNLISPEQYQLDVQRAISFLDGNTAEILGELQERMMQASDALDFEQAAALRDQMKALSAVLQQQSMEQVGKEDVDIIVVLNAGGKFCVNLAMVRGGRHLGDRAFFPTQINDDTPSDVLAAFIAQHYLERRMPPVLVCSHALPDADLMPLLAEQTGVKARVVVRPQGVRKIWLEQATKNAGLALARVLSESTARADRTRALAEALQLDLDEAQLDALHIECFDISHTAGEATQASCVVYKHHEMQNSLYRRYNIAGITPGDDYAAMRQVLNRRFSRVAEGLAPLPDIVLIDGGKGQIEIARQVFVELGLDIHVLVGVAKGEKRKVGLETLVFADDRPPVALGVESAALMLVAQVRDEAHRFAITGMRAQRAKTRNVSRLEDIDGIGAKRRQRLLARFGGFSGVADASIDELSAVDGISVELAERIYHALR from the coding sequence ATGCCCGCGGACTTCAATCTAAAATCCTATCTGTCTGATTTGCCGAATCTGCCGGGCGTGTACCGGCATATCGACGAACAGGGCGAGGTACTGTATGTGGGCAAGGCGCGTGATCTCAAGCGCCGTGTCAGCTCGTACTTCCAGAAAACGCTGAGCAGTCCCCGTATTGCCCATATGGTGGCGCGCGTCGCGCGCATCGAGGTCACCGTGACCCGCAGCGAGGCTGAAGCCTTGCTGCTGGAAAACAACCTTATCAAGCGTCTGCGGCCGCGCTACAACATTCTTTTCCGGGACGACAAGTCCTACCCCTACTTGATGATCAGCGCCCACCAGGCGCCGCGTATTGCTTATTACCGGGGCAGTACCAGCGGGAAGGGGCATTTCTTCGGCCCTTATCCCAACTCCTGGGCGGTGCGTGAAACCATTCAGATCCTGCAACGGGTATTTCGTTTGCGCACCTGTGAGGACAGCGTCTACGCCAACCGTAGTCGCCCCTGTTTGCTGCACCAGATCGGGCGCTGTTCGGCACCCTGTGTCAACCTGATCTCGCCCGAGCAGTATCAGCTTGATGTACAGCGCGCCATCAGTTTTCTGGATGGTAATACGGCGGAAATTCTGGGCGAGCTGCAAGAGCGCATGATGCAGGCCTCTGACGCCCTGGACTTTGAGCAGGCGGCGGCCCTGCGTGATCAGATGAAAGCCTTGTCGGCCGTGCTGCAGCAGCAAAGCATGGAGCAGGTGGGCAAGGAAGATGTGGACATTATTGTGGTGCTGAACGCCGGTGGTAAGTTCTGTGTGAACCTGGCCATGGTGCGTGGTGGCCGTCACCTGGGCGACCGCGCTTTCTTTCCCACACAAATCAACGATGACACTCCCAGTGATGTGCTGGCGGCATTTATCGCCCAGCACTATCTGGAGCGTCGCATGCCGCCGGTTCTGGTGTGCTCACACGCCTTACCCGATGCAGACCTGATGCCTTTGCTGGCCGAGCAGACGGGGGTGAAGGCGCGTGTCGTGGTGCGCCCCCAAGGTGTGCGCAAGATCTGGCTGGAGCAGGCTACCAAGAATGCTGGCCTGGCATTGGCCCGGGTCTTAAGTGAATCGACCGCCCGTGCCGATCGCACCCGGGCACTGGCCGAAGCCTTGCAACTGGATCTGGATGAGGCACAGCTCGATGCCTTGCACATCGAGTGCTTTGACATCAGTCACACAGCAGGGGAGGCCACACAGGCCTCGTGTGTGGTTTATAAACACCATGAAATGCAGAATTCGCTTTATCGCCGCTACAACATTGCAGGCATCACGCCCGGTGACGATTACGCGGCCATGCGCCAGGTGCTGAACCGACGGTTCTCGCGGGTTGCAGAGGGTTTGGCGCCCTTGCCCGACATTGTTTTGATTGATGGAGGCAAGGGTCAGATCGAGATCGCCCGTCAGGTTTTTGTGGAACTGGGCCTGGATATTCATGTTCTGGTCGGTGTTGCCAAGGGTGAAAAGCGTAAAGTAGGTCTGGAAACCCTGGTATTTGCCGATGATCGCCCGCCTGTGGCTTTGGGGGTGGAGTCTGCGGCACTGATGCTGGTTGCTCAGGTACGTGACGAAGCGCACCGTTTTGCCATTACGGGCATGCGCGCTCAACGTGCCAAAACGCGTAATGTGTCACGCCTGGAAGATATTGACGGGATTGGCGCCAAACGGCGTCAGCGTCTGTTAGCCCGCTTTGGTGGTTTTAGCGGGGTTGCCGATGCCAGTATTGATGAGCTCAGTGCGGTTGATGGAATATCCGTTGAACTGGCCGAACGCATTTATCATGCTTTACGATAG
- the paaI gene encoding hydroxyphenylacetyl-CoA thioesterase PaaI, with protein sequence MQSNALAVEDPQTLAQQVSEHMYGNDQASQGLGLSLDSVAPGAANMSMTVRADMLNGHKTCHGGFIFALADSTFAFACNSRNAPTVASGCTIDYLAPAFEGDVLTARAVEASLAGRTGVYDIEVVNQNDKRIALFRGRSYRLNGTVLGGIEKNNF encoded by the coding sequence ATGCAAAGCAACGCACTTGCTGTTGAAGACCCACAAACGCTGGCCCAACAGGTCAGCGAGCATATGTATGGCAATGACCAGGCCTCTCAGGGCCTGGGCCTGAGCCTGGACAGCGTGGCACCGGGTGCAGCCAATATGAGCATGACGGTGCGCGCCGACATGCTCAACGGCCACAAGACCTGTCACGGTGGTTTCATCTTTGCCTTGGCTGACAGCACCTTTGCGTTTGCCTGCAATTCTCGCAATGCACCGACGGTTGCGTCCGGTTGCACTATCGATTACTTGGCACCTGCTTTTGAAGGGGATGTCCTGACAGCTCGCGCTGTCGAGGCGTCCCTGGCAGGCCGCACCGGTGTCTACGACATCGAGGTGGTCAACCAGAACGACAAGCGCATTGCCTTGTTCCGTGGGCGCTCGTACCGGCTAAATGGCACGGTATTGGGCGGGATTGAAAAAAATAATTTTTGA
- the acpS gene encoding holo-ACP synthase, with protein MPPIQPGLIAGIGTDLIRIDRIERALARHGDRFVKRILGEQEREVYARRQARDPVRGLRYLATRFAAKEAFSKAVGLGMRMPMAWSRMQTLNAPGGRPAVHLSADLRRWFDARFGAVHISLTDESDMAMAFVVLEAKAPEVSPLPLAESDTK; from the coding sequence ATGCCCCCAATACAGCCCGGTTTGATTGCCGGCATCGGCACCGACCTGATCCGTATTGACCGGATCGAGCGCGCCTTGGCTCGTCATGGTGATCGCTTTGTAAAGCGCATCCTGGGCGAGCAAGAGCGCGAAGTCTACGCCCGCCGTCAGGCACGTGATCCGGTGCGTGGCCTGCGCTATCTGGCCACCCGTTTCGCGGCCAAGGAAGCCTTTTCCAAGGCGGTGGGGCTGGGCATGCGCATGCCGATGGCCTGGTCGCGCATGCAAACCCTGAATGCACCCGGAGGCCGTCCTGCGGTGCACCTGTCCGCAGATCTGCGCCGCTGGTTTGATGCCCGGTTCGGGGCCGTCCATATTTCCCTGACGGATGAATCCGATATGGCCATGGCCTTTGTGGTGCTGGAAGCCAAAGCGCCGGAAGTATCCCCTTTACCCTTAGCTGAGTCTGACACTAAATGA
- the paaN gene encoding phenylacetic acid degradation protein PaaN — MAADFFKTHQATLDHALSSILERNFWSAYPENPSPRAYGETAAQDGQAAFEAYRGKAFPLTLEGAQGEVGNEQSPFGFDLGIRYPKVPVDQLLAQSQLALDSWRDAGPQAWVGICLEILHRLNQRSFEIAHAVQHTTGQGFMMAFQAGGPHAQERALEAVAYAWQEMSRIPGLVDWIKPQGKHDPIQMKKQFKVVPRGVGLVIGCSTFPTWNGYPGLFASLATGNTVIVKPHPGAILPLAITVAVARDVLAEAGFNPNVVLLAAHEPQEDTAQQLAMNKAVKLIDFTGSSQNGNWLEENARHALVYTEKAGVNQVIIDSVDDFKAVARNLAFSFALYSGQMCTAPQNIYVPRDGIRTADGVMSFDEVAQGLAQAVQKLVSDPARAVEITGAVQNEACAQRIDQARQLGMPILADSQTLEHPAFPGARVRTPLVLQARVDQPEIQQEWFGPIVFVVQTDSTEQSIEVAGRNVIEHGALTLSAYSTDDAVTAKIQRMAERSGVSLSLNLTGAVFINQTAAYSDFHGTGANPAANASLSDSAYVANRFRVVQTRWHF, encoded by the coding sequence ATGGCAGCAGATTTTTTCAAAACGCATCAGGCGACGCTGGATCACGCGTTGAGCAGCATTCTGGAGCGCAACTTCTGGAGCGCTTATCCTGAAAATCCCAGCCCGCGCGCCTACGGCGAAACTGCGGCTCAGGATGGTCAGGCTGCTTTTGAAGCCTACCGCGGCAAAGCTTTTCCTTTGACGCTGGAAGGCGCCCAAGGAGAAGTGGGCAATGAGCAATCGCCTTTTGGTTTTGATCTGGGCATTCGTTACCCCAAAGTTCCCGTGGATCAATTGTTGGCCCAGTCGCAACTGGCGCTGGACAGCTGGCGTGACGCTGGCCCGCAAGCCTGGGTTGGTATCTGCCTGGAAATTCTGCATCGCTTGAACCAGCGCAGCTTCGAGATTGCTCACGCTGTGCAGCACACCACGGGCCAGGGCTTCATGATGGCCTTCCAGGCCGGTGGCCCTCACGCTCAGGAGCGTGCGCTGGAAGCTGTGGCCTATGCCTGGCAGGAAATGTCCCGTATCCCTGGTCTGGTTGACTGGATCAAGCCCCAGGGCAAGCACGATCCCATCCAGATGAAGAAGCAGTTCAAGGTGGTGCCCCGTGGCGTAGGTCTGGTGATTGGTTGCTCCACCTTCCCGACCTGGAACGGTTATCCAGGCCTGTTTGCTTCCCTGGCTACCGGCAACACCGTGATTGTGAAGCCGCATCCTGGCGCAATCCTGCCTTTGGCCATTACCGTTGCCGTCGCCCGCGATGTGCTGGCCGAAGCCGGTTTCAATCCTAATGTGGTCTTGCTGGCCGCTCACGAGCCTCAAGAAGACACCGCCCAGCAACTGGCCATGAACAAGGCCGTCAAGCTGATCGACTTTACCGGCAGCAGCCAGAACGGTAACTGGCTGGAAGAAAATGCTCGCCACGCTTTGGTCTACACCGAAAAAGCCGGTGTGAACCAGGTCATTATTGATTCGGTTGATGATTTCAAGGCTGTTGCCCGCAATCTGGCTTTCTCCTTTGCGCTGTATTCCGGCCAGATGTGTACCGCTCCTCAAAACATCTATGTGCCTCGCGATGGTATCCGTACTGCCGATGGCGTGATGAGCTTTGATGAAGTCGCTCAAGGTTTGGCACAAGCCGTGCAAAAGCTGGTGTCCGATCCGGCCCGTGCCGTTGAAATTACCGGCGCCGTGCAAAACGAAGCCTGCGCACAGCGTATTGATCAGGCTCGCCAACTGGGCATGCCTATCCTGGCTGACAGCCAGACGCTGGAACACCCCGCATTTCCCGGTGCCCGCGTACGCACACCGCTGGTCTTGCAGGCCCGAGTGGACCAGCCCGAGATCCAGCAAGAGTGGTTTGGCCCCATCGTGTTTGTGGTGCAAACCGATTCGACCGAGCAAAGCATTGAAGTGGCCGGTCGCAACGTGATTGAGCACGGTGCTCTGACCTTGTCGGCTTACAGCACCGATGATGCGGTGACCGCCAAGATCCAGCGCATGGCCGAGCGTTCCGGCGTGTCTCTGTCCCTGAACCTGACCGGAGCTGTGTTCATCAACCAGACCGCCGCTTACAGCGACTTCCACGGCACGGGCGCCAACCCGGCCGCTAACGCATCCCTGTCGGATTCGGCCTATGTTGCTAATCGTTTCCGTGTCGTTCAGACTCGCTGGCATTTCTAA
- the queF gene encoding NADPH-dependent 7-cyano-7-deazaguanine reductase QueF (Catalyzes the NADPH-dependent reduction of 7-cyano-7-deazaguanine (preQ0) to 7-aminomethyl-7-deazaguanine (preQ1) in queuosine biosynthesis), protein MSNTSPLKDSPLGHDVVYPTRYDPSVLFGIERSLNRQTLRVPEQWHGADIWNGYEISWLNPKGKPVVALARFVIPWNSPRIIESKSFKLYLNSFNDEVVEDIASLVQRMEQDLSAVAGAAVNVTLIPLSALNGQPIAQLEGHCIDELDISIQDYTPQSGLLQCLPDAPIVTESLVSDLLKSNCPVTGQPDWGSVQVRYTGPQIDPASLLRYIVSLRRHTEFHEHCVERLYSDIQQSCQPERLLVHARYTRRGGLDINPWRSSHADSVQEPRLARQ, encoded by the coding sequence ATGAGCAACACCTCCCCACTTAAAGACTCGCCTCTTGGGCACGATGTGGTTTATCCCACACGGTACGATCCCAGCGTCCTGTTTGGCATTGAGCGCTCCCTGAACCGGCAGACACTACGCGTTCCGGAACAATGGCATGGTGCCGATATCTGGAATGGCTACGAAATTTCCTGGCTCAACCCAAAAGGCAAGCCCGTCGTCGCTCTGGCGCGGTTTGTCATTCCCTGGAACAGCCCACGCATCATCGAGTCCAAGTCGTTCAAGCTTTACCTGAACTCGTTTAATGATGAGGTTGTGGAAGACATAGCCAGTCTTGTGCAGCGTATGGAGCAAGACTTAAGCGCGGTTGCCGGTGCCGCCGTCAACGTGACGCTGATTCCGCTCAGCGCCTTGAATGGTCAGCCTATTGCCCAGTTGGAAGGCCACTGCATTGATGAGCTGGATATCAGTATTCAGGACTACACGCCACAAAGTGGCTTGCTTCAATGCCTACCAGACGCCCCCATCGTGACCGAGTCTCTGGTCTCTGATTTGCTCAAGTCCAATTGCCCTGTCACCGGCCAGCCCGACTGGGGCAGCGTGCAAGTGCGTTACACCGGCCCGCAGATTGATCCTGCTTCCTTATTGCGCTATATCGTTTCGCTGCGCCGTCACACCGAGTTCCATGAACATTGCGTGGAGCGTCTGTACAGCGATATTCAGCAAAGCTGCCAGCCCGAGCGTTTGCTGGTGCACGCCCGTTACACCCGCCGCGGAGGCCTGGATATCAACCCCTGGCGCAGCAGCCATGCGGATAGCGTGCAAGAGCCACGACTGGCGCGCCAGTGA
- the paaK gene encoding phenylacetate--CoA ligase PaaK, translating into MTAIKEQVGRDAIEHASVDEIRNVQLERLKWTLKHAYDNVPHYRQKFDEAGVHPDDLKQLSDISKFPFTTKQDLRDNYPFKMFAVPREQVARVHASSGTTGKPTVVGYTAKDISTWADLFARSMWAAGARPGDIAHVAYGYGLFTGGLGAHYGAERLGCTVVPMSGGQTEKQVQLIQDFRPDVILVTPSYFCNIVEEIERQGMDPRDTSLRIGIFGAEPWTGQMRLDIEQRAGIDAVDIYGLSEVMGPGVAMECVESKDGPVVWEDHFYPEIINPETGEPVAEGESGELVFTSLSKEAMPVIRYRTRDLTQLLPPTSRSMRRIGKITGRSDDMLIVRGVNLFPTQVEELVLKMPELAAQYQLVLSRNGNMDELEILVEVRAEFNHLNEAQREQLARRLTHSIKTFIGVSARIRVQSSGMVERTVTGKAKRVIDKRAF; encoded by the coding sequence ATGACAGCAATTAAAGAACAGGTTGGCCGCGATGCCATCGAGCATGCCAGTGTTGACGAAATCCGTAACGTGCAACTGGAACGTCTGAAATGGACGCTAAAGCATGCTTACGACAATGTGCCGCATTACCGGCAGAAATTTGATGAAGCGGGCGTACACCCCGACGATTTGAAGCAGTTGTCGGATATTTCCAAGTTCCCCTTCACGACCAAGCAAGATTTGCGTGACAACTACCCCTTCAAGATGTTTGCGGTTCCCCGTGAGCAGGTAGCACGTGTTCACGCTTCCAGCGGCACCACGGGCAAGCCTACCGTGGTTGGCTATACCGCGAAGGACATTTCCACCTGGGCAGACTTGTTTGCCCGTTCCATGTGGGCGGCCGGTGCCCGTCCCGGTGACATTGCTCACGTGGCTTACGGCTACGGCCTGTTCACCGGCGGTCTGGGTGCGCATTACGGTGCCGAGCGTCTGGGGTGTACCGTGGTCCCCATGTCCGGTGGCCAGACTGAAAAACAAGTTCAGCTGATTCAGGATTTCCGTCCCGACGTGATTCTTGTGACCCCCTCGTACTTCTGCAATATCGTCGAAGAGATTGAGCGTCAGGGTATGGACCCACGCGATACCTCCCTGCGTATCGGTATTTTTGGTGCCGAGCCCTGGACAGGCCAGATGCGCCTGGACATTGAGCAGCGTGCCGGTATTGATGCCGTGGACATCTACGGTCTGTCCGAAGTGATGGGCCCAGGCGTGGCCATGGAGTGTGTGGAAAGCAAGGACGGCCCAGTGGTGTGGGAAGACCATTTCTACCCGGAAATCATCAACCCTGAAACCGGCGAACCGGTGGCCGAGGGCGAAAGCGGTGAGTTGGTCTTTACCTCCTTGAGCAAGGAAGCCATGCCTGTCATTCGCTACCGCACTCGCGATTTGACACAGTTGTTGCCTCCTACTTCGCGTAGCATGCGCCGCATCGGCAAGATCACGGGCCGCAGCGACGATATGTTGATTGTGCGTGGCGTGAACCTGTTCCCGACCCAGGTCGAAGAACTGGTTCTGAAAATGCCTGAGCTGGCTGCCCAATATCAACTGGTTCTGAGCCGTAATGGCAATATGGACGAGCTGGAAATTCTGGTGGAAGTGCGTGCCGAGTTCAATCATTTGAATGAAGCCCAGCGCGAGCAACTGGCCCGTCGTTTGACTCACTCTATCAAGACCTTTATCGGTGTCAGCGCACGTATCCGGGTGCAGTCCTCCGGCATGGTCGAGCGTACCGTAACCGGTAAAGCCAAACGCGTGATCGACAAGCGCGCGTTCTGA
- the pgsA gene encoding CDP-diacylglycerol--glycerol-3-phosphate 3-phosphatidyltransferase, which produces MPFNLPIALTWLRIVLIPLIVALFYLPASWLSMETRDLWAASVFIVAAATDWFDGWLARRWNQTSSFGAFLDPVADKLMVSAALLVLLDLGRVDAFIALIIIGREITISALREWMAKIGASGSVAVHRLGKFKTAAQMVAIPCLLYWSPVMGLPTRIIGQALIIVAAVLTVWSMCYYLQKAWPEIKKKQR; this is translated from the coding sequence ATGCCTTTTAATCTGCCCATAGCCCTGACGTGGCTTCGCATCGTCCTGATTCCGCTGATCGTTGCCTTGTTTTATCTGCCAGCCAGTTGGCTGAGCATGGAGACACGCGATCTGTGGGCGGCCTCCGTATTTATCGTGGCCGCCGCGACGGATTGGTTTGATGGTTGGCTAGCTCGTCGCTGGAACCAGACCTCCTCGTTCGGGGCCTTCCTGGATCCGGTTGCGGACAAACTCATGGTCAGCGCCGCGTTATTGGTTTTGCTCGATCTTGGCCGTGTGGATGCGTTTATCGCCCTGATCATCATTGGGCGTGAAATTACCATTTCGGCACTGAGGGAATGGATGGCCAAGATTGGCGCCAGTGGTAGTGTGGCTGTTCATCGCTTGGGTAAATTCAAAACCGCCGCGCAAATGGTTGCCATCCCTTGTCTGCTGTACTGGTCGCCCGTCATGGGCTTGCCGACACGGATCATTGGGCAAGCCCTGATTATTGTTGCTGCGGTCCTGACGGTCTGGTCCATGTGCTATTACTTGCAGAAGGCCTGGCCGGAGATCAAGAAAAAGCAACGTTAA
- the paaG gene encoding 2-(1,2-epoxy-1,2-dihydrophenyl)acetyl-CoA isomerase PaaG has translation MTDQSIQFQLENGVARITLNRPDKLNSFTADMHGELAQALDKVEQCTDLRVLILTGNGRGFCAGQDLSERQMSAGDAPVDLGATIEKFYAPLVRRLRALAAPVVVGVNGVAAGAGANLALAGDIVIATRSASFIQPFCRLGLLPDTGGTFFLPRLVGTARAMGLSLLGDKLSAEQAAQWGLIWECVDDDAFQARLNELAAHFAQAPTKGLAYAKKAIYASDAHSLDQQLDLERDLMRELGASEDYREGVNAFLGKRAPQFKGK, from the coding sequence GTGACTGACCAAAGTATTCAATTTCAGCTGGAAAATGGCGTAGCACGCATTACCTTGAATCGTCCCGACAAGCTCAACAGCTTTACGGCCGATATGCACGGTGAGCTGGCTCAGGCCCTGGATAAAGTCGAACAGTGCACCGATTTGCGTGTACTGATTCTGACGGGTAATGGCCGTGGCTTTTGCGCGGGTCAGGATTTGTCCGAGCGTCAGATGAGCGCCGGTGATGCTCCCGTGGATTTGGGTGCCACCATTGAAAAATTCTATGCACCGCTGGTGCGTCGTCTGCGCGCGCTGGCGGCCCCTGTGGTGGTCGGCGTCAATGGTGTGGCAGCCGGTGCCGGAGCCAACCTGGCCTTGGCCGGTGACATCGTGATCGCCACCCGCTCGGCGAGCTTCATCCAGCCTTTCTGCCGTCTGGGCCTCTTGCCCGATACCGGCGGTACCTTCTTCTTGCCGCGTCTGGTGGGTACAGCGCGTGCCATGGGGCTGTCTTTGCTGGGCGATAAGCTCTCGGCCGAGCAGGCAGCTCAGTGGGGCCTGATCTGGGAATGTGTGGATGACGACGCGTTTCAGGCTCGCCTGAATGAGCTGGCAGCTCATTTTGCACAGGCGCCGACCAAAGGTCTGGCCTATGCCAAGAAAGCAATTTATGCCAGTGATGCCCATTCGCTTGATCAACAGCTGGATCTGGAGCGCGACTTGATGCGTGAACTGGGTGCATCCGAGGATTATCGCGAGGGTGTTAATGCATTCCTGGGCAAACGTGCCCCCCAATTCAAAGGAAAGTAA
- the nagZ gene encoding beta-N-acetylhexosaminidase, whose protein sequence is MSFSSQAVLPPGPVMVDVQDMVLTDQERERLRHPLVGGVILFSRNFESRAQLTALCQSIHEVRNEPLLIAVDHEGGRVQRFREDGFTTLPAMSQLGQLWTRDAVKAAAVAADTGYVLAAELRACGVDMSFTPVLDLDWGVSKVIGDRSFHRSPRAVSMLAAGLIRGLNKAGMAACGKHFPGHGGVEADSHHEIPVDDRSLEEILDEDAAPYGWLGTLQLPSVMPAHVIYSKVDPLPAGFSPYWIQRVLRKALAYDGVIFSDDLTMEGATVVGDILARAQAALGAGCDMVLVCNRPDLADDLLSRLDFTMSEESQNRIRRLMPTTPALDWDALQADEHYQYARGLQSKILSV, encoded by the coding sequence ATGAGTTTTTCCTCGCAAGCAGTATTGCCTCCGGGCCCGGTCATGGTGGACGTACAAGACATGGTTCTGACGGATCAGGAGCGCGAGCGCCTGCGTCATCCATTGGTCGGCGGCGTGATCCTGTTCAGTCGCAACTTTGAAAGCCGTGCCCAACTGACCGCTCTGTGCCAGTCCATTCACGAAGTACGCAATGAGCCTTTGTTGATTGCCGTGGACCACGAAGGTGGCCGCGTCCAGCGTTTCCGCGAAGACGGTTTTACGACTTTGCCCGCCATGAGCCAGCTTGGTCAACTCTGGACGCGTGATGCCGTCAAGGCGGCTGCCGTCGCTGCCGACACAGGCTATGTGCTGGCTGCCGAGCTGCGCGCCTGCGGTGTGGACATGAGCTTTACACCCGTGCTGGATCTGGACTGGGGGGTTAGCAAAGTGATTGGTGACCGTTCTTTCCACCGCAGCCCGCGCGCCGTGTCCATGTTGGCTGCCGGCTTGATTCGTGGCCTGAACAAAGCGGGCATGGCCGCTTGTGGCAAACATTTTCCAGGGCATGGCGGGGTAGAGGCGGATTCGCATCACGAGATCCCCGTCGATGACCGTAGCCTGGAAGAAATTCTGGATGAGGATGCGGCCCCTTACGGTTGGCTGGGCACTTTGCAATTACCCTCGGTGATGCCCGCTCATGTGATTTACTCCAAGGTTGACCCACTGCCAGCCGGTTTTTCACCCTATTGGATTCAACGCGTGCTGCGCAAAGCCCTTGCTTATGATGGTGTGATTTTCTCTGACGACCTAACCATGGAAGGCGCCACTGTTGTGGGCGATATCCTGGCACGTGCTCAGGCCGCCTTGGGGGCCGGTTGCGACATGGTGCTTGTATGCAATCGTCCTGATCTGGCCGACGACTTGCTCTCGCGCCTGGACTTCACGATGTCCGAGGAATCGCAAAACCGCATTCGTCGTCTGATGCCCACCACGCCAGCCTTGGATTGGGACGCTTTGCAAGCGGATGAACACTATCAATATGCCCGCGGACTTCAATCTAAAATCCTATCTGTCTGA